The genome window GAAGCCGAACGTTCGCGCGTCATCGCGATAAAAATTTCTCGGTATTCTCCTGCGAATCGCCGAATTTCTGGACAAATTCCGCAGGACGATACTCACTCGGCCAAGACAGCGTCCCACGACGAGAGGATGTTTCGCGGTTTCGCGCGATCGGACGGCATTCGCGAGTCGTCGACGAAACGACGACGAAACGGGCCGAATGAACGAATCGATCGCGGTGACTTGGTGCGCGATCGTCAACTACCGGTGAACGACGAACGTAAGTACGCGGCTGCATAGAAGGAAGAACGAGTAACGCGCTATCTACGCGCCCCTCTCCCCAGCTTCGACGACTCTACTCTACCTACCTCCGCCGCGACCGCGGCCGGTAGCCGCCGGTGCGCGACTTACGTTAACGCATACAAAATGTACGAGCAATCGGAAAACGTGGATCGATCTCGATTCGATCGACGGTAGACTCTCCACGCTGTCCACGATCCTCGGCCGAGTTCCTCCAAGTCGAATGGTTTTAAACGCGCCAACGTTCGAGTCGCCAAGACGATTTCACGGACTCACCGGCTAATCTTTCGTTTAAATACACGATTTACGTAATCGTTACGTGTCCTTAGGAATCGCTCGGAGCCAATGCATTTACGAATACGATACGAACCGTCCTGTCCGGATTTTCTCGTCACCGCGTCGCGACGACAGTTTTCTAAATAAGACTCGATCGTGTGAAAAGCAACGAAAGAATTTGATCCTTTGTTGGCATTTTACCGTAACACGCCGTTATGCGCGGGCAAACCTGAACGCTCAACGAGGAAACTGTGGGTTACGACTGATAACGCGCGCGCTATCGCGCCTGTGTTCGCCTTGCCTATCAACAGGACCGATGATAGAGCGCGCCCATAGACAATGCCACCGTGCATATTTTTCAACAGAACGTTACgtacgtattacgtcgtatgTACGCGTTTGCATCGTACGGTAAGCTTCGACGAGCGTTCACGGTCTCCTGAAAAATTACAACTCGATCCACTGATTCGAACGCCGCGTCGAATAAATCGATTTACGCGCCACGTATATTGCGACGGAAGGAACGTTGATAGATCGTTCGCATACGCGTTCCCTTCTGACAACAAATTATCCGCTGTTTGACAAACTGTTCTCCGTGATAACGAGTGGCTCGTGGTAATGGTACGAGCGACTTAAAACACCTGTACAGTGGAACAGAAAGTTTCACAGGTACGTCGCTCGATCGTTACGGTCTGCGAAACGATCGCTCGTTTACCATCGAAATACCACAGATCGTCGAGAGCAACGTCTCTCGAAGAGACGaagattctttcttttttttttttttccaaatttttccaaacgattcttcgttcttttccCGTGTATACGATTGCCAAGTAAAGTTCAACCAGTTGCGTCGCTACACCGCAACGATGCTTTTTCCCGCGCACACGAATATTGctattttcttctccttttttcacGTTGCTCTTCGCGTCGACGAACGTCTCGGTTTCGAGAAAACCAAAAGGTTCGATAATCGTACGTAGGGATCGGTATCGGTACGAGATTATTGCGCGCGAGTCTCAATGTCGCTATTCTTCAATGAAACATAGCGCTGGCGCATTGCGCAACCGGATTGCGTAAAATTCATCGATATTTCGCTCGGCGAGAGAACGCCGGACCGTGTGACACGACGGATAAGGTGAAAAAGGTAGGAGACGGTGGCTCGCTATTTCGGATGGTATTCGACGAAAAGGTAGTCGAGCGAATACGAGGAACAGGACAGTCGTTTCTATAGCTGCCATTGAAAATGACACCGAACGACCAGGTAGTTTCACTTTCCAGCGAATATGTAATTTCCCTGCTTTTCCGGGTGAATTCTCGAACGATGAAGAATCTCGAGTCGCTGCGGGCTTTCGCGTGCCTCCGTAGAATCAATCGCATCGTCGTTTCGCCGAAAATTACCATTTAACGCGATACGACAAccttttacataattttacgtaacgccacatggaGTCGATCGAAAAAACGAATAGCCGCGGCTTTGTTCGAATAAAAGTGCGCGCAAGCACCCGTTTCGAAAACTCGATACTTTACCTTCCGTTTGAACGAACTTGAGAAATCCATCGTATCTCCGTAAAGTGGAGTTCGAGTTGGTAAAACGGTGTTCGAAAAGAGTAAGAAAATTGGGGGCAAATGAGACGCGTCGCGCCGAAAAGTCAAACGAGCGCGCTCCCGTGGAGGAAGGGGAAGACAACGAGGAAACGGAGAGAGAGTTCATCCCCGATCGATCGACGGTCGTTCGGACACGGTGACCTCGATCCTCGATCCGACGTCTCCTTTCACTCGAGCACTTCTTTCGAGAGCTCTTTCTCGCACCGGCGCTGCCAAGGAACGTGATTGCATTCTATCGCGTTCGCTGGAGTACGCAGGCTCGACGTCGTGTTACCTGCCAGACCGACGTTTAGATTTCACTTTCATGTAAGTACCATCGATCGCGCGTCTAGTCGAACAATGTTTTCGCGCTCTTCGACGACCGTTCGATCGGCCAACGTCTTCGCGTTCTTCCCTTCCGTTTCGATTCTCTTCGATTTCCAATTTCGGACAAGAACATCGAACACGTTCGATTTGCCCGGGAAAATCTGTGCAACGTCGTCGTTCGCGCGGTGTTGGCGTTTCGTCTCGTCGCGCAAAGAATACAAAGCGTGACGAGATTAACGTTCGTCGATGAAAAGGATCGACGGGATGGTTCGTGATCGACGATTTTAATTACAGAAGATCGGCGGCAGGAAAGTCGACTGGATATCCGCACACTCGAACAAGGATTACGCTGCGAGTATACGAGAGGACAGATCTGTTTGATGTAAACGATGTGGAGCACGAAGGACATCCTAGAGAAGCTGTGTATCCTGCTGCTTCTTTGCGAACGTAAGTGTCGATTCCTACGCATACGCGTGACGCGTCCTTCGCCTACTTACAACGAATTGTCCCGAATGTCGCAAACATCCTCGATCACAGTCCGCTCGACTGGCGCAAAAACATCTTTACGAGCGAGACGGTCGATATAAAAAGATTCTTATAGAACGATAGGATTGCAACGGTCGgataaaggaagaaattgcgcgataacgtggTTGTTACTGGTTTTCAGACGCAACGTGCTTCGTTATTCCGGAGGAATTGCCCACCATACTTTCGCTCATCTACTCCAACATCCCACCGATAAAGAAAGGTAACCGGTGATTGCGTAAAAATGGTAAACGTGTAATTTGAAACGTGTAATTGTAAGAGTTTGCCGAAATACCACGGCAAAATCCAATGCTTCGATACGCatgaaaaaaagaacgttTTGTCGCGTGACGCGAACGCGCGAGATACTTTCACTGGTCGCGCGTGTTTCGCCTTTTCAAGGCGCGCCTTTGCGCGACCGGTTCGAACCGAATCGTACGGCCGATTAGCCAGAATCGTTCTTCTTGTGTCGATTCTCGCTACAGGTACCGACTCGAGGATAGGCGTTGGTTTCCGGCTTGGCGAACACGCGGACTTCCAGATGCTGTTTGAGTTGGGACCGCAAACGGAAACCGAGCCCATTAGCAATGCCGACTCGAAGAGGCGTCGAGACGTGAGTACCTTTGTAGAAACGATCTTCTGATCGCGTAATCGACGTTTTCTTTGCTGAACGTGCGTCGCGATGACGTTGATGCGTTCTAAACAGGCGATGTTCAGCGCCGCGATGAGAGGAGAGCTCGGATCGCTGGCTCAGGCAGTGGCCAAGTACCAGTTGGAGCGCAAATTACAGAAAGAATTGGATAGATTAAAGAAGACGGAGAAGAAGTCAAATGCAGCGGCTACGCCAGGAAACGACGACAAAAACGTAATTTTAGCTAATTGCTCGTTCTTGTCGACCGCGATGCGACTCGGTCGTTATCTTTCGCAGaaatgtgaaaataaaatgtaacgaCCGTTTTTTTCCGTTTCTATCAGACTGTCGCCAGCGAATGGCTAACCAAATGGAGCAAGGATATGGGCAAGTCGTCGGAGGATCGATCGTCCTCGGAAGACGTTTCGGCTGAGAAGAACGTGTCGACGCCCGCGAAAATTCAAACCGTACAAAGGATAAGACAAAGTTCGCAAGTTCGCAATGACGAGAGAAATACGATTTCCGACTTGAAGCAATTGTACAAATCGCAGAGTGATACGGAGATAGAGAAGAGAATTACctaatcgtaatacgttaatcgtTAGTAAGGTACGTTCGTCGTGAATTTTTTAGATAGATCGTTCGTTAACTATATATACGGTGAAAGTAATGAAGCAGGAAAGAAGGCTAAATCGATTGATATGGTTTTTACGTGCCAAAGAACTTTGGACTTGCTATTACCAGTTGCAGGGAAAACGTGTCAAACTGTAGAAGCTTTTACCCTTCCGACGGATGATTTggtaatatagaaataccgACGGAACGTGACGTTGTTGTACAAACGAGAATACGAAGACGAAGCTTCGTTGAATCGGTTTCGCTACGCGTAACGCCTCCTATGTGTTCGTTCTTGCGCCGATTCGACAAAATTTCAAGTTGTGGTTGTTGTATAGGGAATAAGATTTTATATACCAAATCGTTGTTTGTATACCGCTCTATGAAATtgtgtttaaaaaatagagtGAAATACTATATGCGTTTtgtgttcttttatttctttcctttaagCGATTGCCGCTTTTTGACGTCCTTCGAGAGCTTTTGTTTCGATTTATCttcttaacttttttttttgcaaatcGAATCTGATGGTAACAGATccattctatatttttgaacGCGTCGTATAATTCGCTTGGTTCTTGTTTTTGTACAGAGGATTTCCTCCTGTTTTATCTTGAGGGAGTACGATGTTATCGACGGTAGATATTACTTATCGTGTAACTGCAACGTCTAAAGTACACGTCTATATACTTCGACTTCTCGCCGTTACAATATGGCGGAGGTCGTTCTTATGGCTCCCATGTGAAAGAGTCGAGGTGACGTGTctcttattttccaatttcctgACAGTGGTTTTACAAAATGAACGCTTTCAAACGCGATaagaaggaggaagaagatGGTAATCATAAATAAACAACGTTCCCTTCGTACTATTATAAGTTTAAGTTTCCATGCGAAATTAAACGGATCGGTTTTATTCTTGTGACAGTTCCTTGTAAACAGATTTAAGCTACTGCTCGTCGTGGAAGATAATTTTCCTTCGATGAATTCTTTTGTTTCACGTAActtgatttttattctttcgaaGTAGACGTTTATACGTGCTTTTCGAACAAGTAATGCATGTACGATGAACGTTTCTGTACACCTGCTTATGCGATTCTTATGTTTATAGGTGGGGGAAACCCTTTCCAAAACCTAGAAAAGACAACCGTTCTTCAGGAAGCTCGTACCTTCAACGACACTCCGGTTAATCCAAGAAAATGTGCTCACATTCTAACCAAAATCTTA of Bombus fervidus isolate BK054 chromosome 16, iyBomFerv1, whole genome shotgun sequence contains these proteins:
- the Snsl gene encoding snustorr snarlik — translated: MWSTKDILEKLCILLLLCEHATCFVIPEELPTILSLIYSNIPPIKKGTDSRIGVGFRLGEHADFQMLFELGPQTETEPISNADSKRRRDAMFSAAMRGELGSLAQAVAKYQLERKLQKELDRLKKTEKKSNAAATPGNDDKNTVASEWLTKWSKDMGKSSEDRSSSEDVSAEKNVSTPAKIQTVQRIRQSSQVRNDERNTISDLKQLYKSQSDTEIEKRIT